One window of Methanobacterium alkalithermotolerans genomic DNA carries:
- the pheT gene encoding phenylalanine--tRNA ligase subunit beta — protein MPVITFGYQDLQDSGVDINPEKLIEILPMIGSDIEDFDEETVKVEFFPNRPDQLSVEGVARTLKGFLGIEKGLPAYDVEKTSMKVYVDENLAEIRPYISFAIVENIKMDEQKLKQIMEFQEDLHWVIGRDRKKVAIGIHNLEVIEAPFYYKAIDPDSITFTPLDSLNEMTPREILQEHEKGVKYASLINGFEKYPLIMDKNHQVLSLPPIINGELTKLTTHTRNVLIDVTGTDLKAVNQALNIIVTSLSESGGKIKSLEVVYPDKNQVTPDLKPKEKVVHLKKAREITGLDLNLQDMKDLLGRSRMDAEIISPEKLKVAIPAYRVDILHEVDLIESIAISYCFNNIESYLPDIATIARENQWYKVDKLLRDVMVGLGYQEVMSLMLTNENNHYQCMKQEEDERVEVAQPISRDRTMIRKSLLNGLMEFLEDNKHEDLPQKIFEVGDVIYIDPDQETQTKVLKKIAAVVTHSNANFTEIKSTVAAFLENLGYEMEIEPVDNPSFIKGRCAGIKAILDESTPINGFFGEMDPEVISNFQLEYPVVGFELTFDN, from the coding sequence ATGCCAGTTATAACTTTTGGATATCAGGACCTGCAGGACTCAGGCGTAGATATAAATCCTGAAAAGCTCATTGAAATTCTTCCAATGATAGGGAGTGATATTGAAGACTTTGATGAAGAAACTGTTAAGGTAGAATTCTTTCCTAATAGGCCAGACCAGCTATCAGTAGAAGGTGTTGCCCGTACTTTAAAAGGTTTTTTAGGGATTGAAAAGGGTTTACCTGCCTATGATGTGGAAAAAACATCTATGAAGGTATATGTAGATGAAAATTTAGCCGAAATCCGCCCTTATATCAGTTTCGCCATTGTGGAAAATATAAAAATGGATGAACAAAAGTTAAAGCAAATTATGGAGTTCCAGGAGGACCTGCACTGGGTAATTGGCCGGGACCGTAAAAAAGTAGCAATAGGGATACATAATCTGGAAGTTATTGAAGCACCTTTCTATTACAAAGCCATAGATCCAGATTCCATAACATTTACACCCCTGGATTCTCTTAATGAAATGACACCCCGGGAAATTCTACAGGAACATGAAAAAGGAGTTAAGTACGCTTCTTTAATTAATGGATTTGAAAAATATCCTCTAATAATGGATAAAAACCATCAGGTTCTATCTTTGCCCCCCATTATTAATGGTGAATTAACCAAACTAACTACTCATACCCGGAATGTTTTAATTGATGTTACTGGAACTGATTTAAAAGCAGTTAACCAGGCCCTGAATATAATTGTAACTTCACTATCAGAATCCGGTGGTAAAATAAAGAGTCTGGAAGTAGTTTATCCAGATAAAAACCAGGTTACACCGGATCTTAAACCAAAAGAAAAGGTAGTGCATCTAAAAAAAGCCCGGGAAATCACAGGACTGGATTTGAATCTGCAGGATATGAAAGATTTATTGGGTCGATCCCGGATGGATGCTGAGATAATTTCACCGGAAAAATTAAAGGTTGCTATTCCGGCTTACCGGGTGGATATACTCCATGAAGTAGACCTGATTGAAAGCATCGCGATTAGTTATTGTTTTAACAATATAGAATCTTATTTGCCGGATATAGCAACTATTGCCCGGGAAAATCAGTGGTATAAAGTAGATAAGCTCCTGAGAGATGTAATGGTTGGTCTGGGTTATCAGGAAGTAATGAGCCTCATGCTAACCAATGAAAACAATCATTATCAATGCATGAAACAGGAAGAAGATGAAAGGGTGGAAGTAGCTCAGCCCATATCCCGGGATAGGACCATGATCCGTAAGAGTCTCCTTAATGGTTTAATGGAATTTTTAGAAGATAATAAACATGAAGACCTGCCTCAAAAAATATTTGAAGTGGGAGATGTGATATACATCGATCCGGACCAGGAAACACAAACTAAGGTTCTTAAGAAAATAGCAGCCGTGGTTACCCATTCTAATGCAAATTTTACTGAAATAAAATCCACAGTAGCTGCTTTTTTGGAAAATTTAGGATATGAAATGGAAATAGAACCCGTGGATAATCCTTCATTTATTAAGGGACGTTGTGCAGGAATAAAAGCTATTTTGGATGAATCCACCCCAATAAATGGATTTTTTGGAGAAATGGATCCAGAAGTAATAAGCAATTTCCAGCTGGAATATCCGGTGGTGGGTTTTGAATTAACCTTTGATAATTAG
- a CDS encoding secondary thiamine-phosphate synthase enzyme YjbQ: protein MQIVSKTVNINTSKRVQMRDITGDVEKILKTVTLSQGIINIFSRHSTSAIIINEHETNLLRDLEDTLEALVPENEGYGHNTIDNNADAHVRAILLGGSQALPFENGKLDLGTWQSLFFVELDGPRTRKIKITIMGE from the coding sequence ATGCAAATAGTTAGTAAGACTGTAAATATAAACACATCTAAAAGAGTGCAAATGAGAGATATCACTGGAGATGTAGAAAAAATATTAAAGACAGTAACACTAAGCCAGGGAATAATCAATATTTTTTCCAGACACTCCACTTCAGCCATCATAATCAATGAACATGAGACCAATTTACTCCGTGACCTGGAAGATACCCTGGAGGCACTGGTCCCGGAAAACGAAGGATATGGTCACAATACCATTGATAACAATGCTGATGCTCATGTTAGGGCTATATTGCTGGGAGGAAGCCAAGCACTACCATTTGAAAATGGTAAACTGGATTTAGGTACCTGGCAGAGTTTATTTTTTGTAGAATTGGATGGGCCACGGACCCGTAAAATAAAAATAACAATTATGGGAGAATAG
- a CDS encoding DUF998 domain-containing protein produces MSIKEARFLLPVFIILLMLMFILPFYSFPGYSLLNHTTSHLGAQNAPNAWIMNLTFIILGLACAGESFLHLKRYPLNQILLIIFGVGLFMVGIFHHAPVIGNDNYSIMEDNLHSIFASLVGISFTLFAFSAVFIENNNLRRIIALVVAIMAIILSILMFRVVDYMGIWQRIMFIAAFSWLIFFLEGIRSSNKKLIKSSEV; encoded by the coding sequence ATGTCAATTAAAGAAGCACGGTTTTTATTACCGGTTTTTATAATCCTGTTAATGTTAATGTTCATTCTACCATTTTACAGTTTCCCTGGTTATTCCCTGCTAAATCACACCACCAGCCATTTAGGAGCACAAAATGCCCCTAATGCATGGATTATGAATCTGACCTTTATTATTCTGGGATTGGCCTGTGCAGGGGAATCATTTTTACACTTAAAAAGATATCCCCTGAACCAGATCTTATTAATTATTTTTGGGGTGGGGCTTTTTATGGTGGGAATTTTTCATCACGCCCCGGTTATAGGGAATGATAACTACAGTATTATGGAAGATAATCTGCATTCTATATTCGCCAGTCTGGTGGGAATATCATTCACCTTGTTTGCGTTTTCTGCGGTTTTTATTGAAAATAATAATTTGAGAAGGATTATAGCTTTAGTGGTGGCTATCATGGCCATAATCTTATCCATCCTTATGTTCAGGGTGGTTGATTATATGGGAATTTGGCAAAGAATAATGTTCATCGCGGCTTTTAGCTGGTTAATCTTCTTTTTGGAGGGTATCAGAAGTAGTAATAAAAAGCTTATTAAATCATCGGAGGTTTGA
- a CDS encoding methyltransferase family protein produces the protein MLKWVMLYGFLASIIFIFTSWQIIKSGKQERILFRLMIIITGIFFLGGMVLVLPFIPQPRIENIFLQYLLGIPLAAAGIILRIYPLLYFKKKGTRSDLVKPGKLVTDGPYSIIRHPQYVAGVIFIIGWFLIWGGLYSFYLIPVIAIAIFLQALIEEKYILEVEFGIEYQEYQKKVGMFLPKIRK, from the coding sequence ATGCTAAAATGGGTGATGTTGTATGGTTTTCTGGCTTCTATTATTTTTATTTTCACCTCATGGCAGATTATAAAATCAGGAAAACAGGAAAGAATTTTATTTAGATTGATGATTATAATTACCGGAATATTTTTTTTGGGAGGTATGGTCCTGGTACTCCCTTTTATTCCCCAGCCCAGGATTGAAAATATTTTTTTACAGTACCTGTTGGGTATTCCTCTGGCAGCTGCCGGTATAATTTTAAGAATTTATCCCCTGCTCTATTTTAAAAAAAAGGGTACCCGTTCTGATCTGGTAAAGCCGGGTAAGCTGGTAACTGACGGACCTTATAGTATTATACGACATCCCCAGTATGTAGCGGGTGTTATTTTTATAATTGGCTGGTTTTTGATTTGGGGAGGATTATATAGTTTTTATCTTATTCCAGTGATTGCCATAGCCATATTCCTGCAGGCACTTATTGAAGAAAAATATATCCTGGAAGTAGAATTTGGTATAGAATATCAGGAATACCAAAAAAAGGTAGGCATGTTTTTACCTAAGATAAGAAAATAG
- a CDS encoding DUF362 domain-containing protein, whose protein sequence is MEKTPISIAKCNSYAPLEIQESLNECLNHLGGLKSFINKKDRVLLKPNMLRAAQPDEQVTTHPQLVESLAGMVLEEGAIPVIGDSPGGFFRDIEKFWKSTGYQDISKKLGIELVNFESAGSYISKRSGKKYPLSRAVLDADVIINLPKIKTHSLTLFTCAIKNMYGTVPGFTKADIHRKNPKPSEFAESVVDVYALSRPTLNLVDGVWGMEGPGPSGGDPRKLGMILASTDGVALDTYICHLLKMPPHKVPSTRIAIKQGLGEGKLENMDIRGWNPPVVDDFKWPSNIAYSVEMIPSSLSRAIMKFWWARPAINPDKCKNCNICVESCPVQAMQHGVLVPEFNYSDCINCLCCMEVCPHRAFYQDKSKLYNLTSRFSSSD, encoded by the coding sequence ATGGAAAAAACACCAATTTCTATAGCAAAGTGTAATTCTTATGCTCCTCTTGAAATTCAAGAATCCTTAAATGAATGCTTAAACCATCTAGGTGGATTAAAATCTTTTATAAATAAAAAAGACAGGGTCTTATTGAAACCCAACATGTTACGGGCAGCCCAACCAGATGAGCAGGTCACCACCCATCCTCAGCTGGTGGAATCTTTGGCCGGGATGGTTCTGGAGGAGGGAGCCATCCCTGTTATAGGGGATAGTCCCGGTGGTTTTTTCCGGGATATAGAAAAATTCTGGAAATCCACCGGTTATCAGGATATCAGTAAAAAATTAGGGATTGAACTGGTGAATTTTGAATCTGCGGGGTCATATATCTCTAAAAGATCAGGGAAAAAATATCCCCTCTCCCGGGCTGTTTTAGATGCAGATGTAATCATCAACCTTCCTAAAATAAAAACCCATAGCCTGACTCTTTTTACCTGTGCTATTAAGAATATGTATGGAACAGTACCCGGGTTTACTAAAGCAGATATTCACAGAAAAAACCCTAAACCTTCAGAATTTGCAGAAAGTGTGGTGGATGTGTATGCCTTGAGCAGGCCTACCCTTAACCTGGTGGATGGAGTTTGGGGGATGGAAGGCCCTGGACCTTCTGGAGGAGATCCTCGTAAACTGGGCATGATTTTGGCCAGTACTGATGGTGTGGCCCTGGATACTTATATCTGTCATCTTTTGAAAATGCCCCCTCATAAAGTTCCTTCCACCCGTATTGCCATAAAACAGGGGTTAGGTGAAGGAAAACTGGAAAATATGGATATTCGGGGATGGAATCCTCCAGTGGTGGATGATTTTAAATGGCCATCCAATATTGCCTACTCGGTAGAGATGATTCCCTCCTCTCTTTCCCGGGCCATAATGAAATTCTGGTGGGCCCGACCGGCCATAAATCCAGATAAATGTAAAAATTGCAATATTTGTGTGGAAAGCTGTCCGGTACAGGCCATGCAACATGGAGTGCTGGTACCAGAATTTAATTACAGTGATTGTATTAACTGCCTGTGCTGTATGGAGGTTTGCCCCCATAGGGCCTTTTATCAGGATAAAAGTAAGCTATATAATTTAACTTCCCGGTTTTCCAGTTCGGATTAA
- a CDS encoding head GIN domain-containing protein: MKKYMSIVLILCALVIVCGCTGLGGVGSGNVINETRSVSGFSEVSLSGIGTLIITQGNEESLIIEADDNVLPFIKTQVNNNKLEISYDTGMPAPTEEIKMYLTLKDISSVEIQGTGKVESSQLNTDKLNINIEGAGKADIENLTVNELVSNISGAGQIFLSGSASSQKVTINGAGNYQAENLQSMTAEVNINGAGNVILDVSEFLKAIISGTGKVEYTGNPELDQQINGAGTIAKKAG, encoded by the coding sequence ATGAAAAAGTATATGAGTATAGTTCTCATCCTGTGTGCCCTGGTAATTGTATGTGGTTGCACTGGTTTGGGAGGTGTAGGTTCAGGTAATGTGATTAATGAAACCCGGAGTGTTAGCGGATTTTCAGAAGTTTCTTTAAGTGGTATAGGAACCTTGATAATCACACAAGGAAATGAAGAGTCCCTTATAATAGAAGCAGATGATAATGTGTTGCCTTTTATAAAAACTCAGGTCAATAACAATAAACTGGAGATTAGTTATGATACCGGGATGCCTGCCCCCACTGAAGAAATAAAAATGTATCTTACTCTTAAAGATATCAGTTCAGTGGAGATTCAGGGAACCGGAAAAGTAGAGTCCAGCCAGTTAAACACTGATAAACTGAATATCAACATTGAAGGTGCCGGTAAGGCAGATATAGAAAATTTAACTGTGAATGAATTGGTAAGCAATATTTCCGGAGCAGGGCAGATATTTTTAAGTGGAAGCGCCAGTAGCCAAAAAGTAACCATAAATGGTGCAGGAAACTATCAGGCAGAAAATCTCCAAAGCATGACTGCTGAGGTAAATATAAATGGAGCAGGAAATGTTATACTTGATGTCTCTGAATTCTTAAAAGCAATTATAAGTGGAACCGGAAAGGTAGAATATACTGGAAATCCTGAGTTGGACCAGCAAATAAATGGTGCGGGAACCATAGCTAAAAAGGCGGGCTAG
- the mch gene encoding methenyltetrahydromethanopterin cyclohydrolase, which translates to MVSVNLEAKKTVDEMIEKADELNIKVEKLDNGSTLIDCGVNVDGSLKAGELYTKVCLGGLAEVGISIPGDLSESFALPSVKIKTDSPAISTLGAQKAGWSVSVGDFFALGSGPARALAKKPAETYEEINYEDDADIAILTLEADNLPGSDVTDKIAEDCGVTAENVYILVAPTSSLVGSIQIAGRVVENGTYKMLEALHFDVTKVKYAAGIAPIAPVDPDGLKAMGKTNDAVLFGGRTYYYIQSEEGDDLKELADKLPASSSEGYGKPFYDVFKEAEYDFYKIDKGMFAPAEVVINDLRTGELFRAGYVNVELLKKSFGL; encoded by the coding sequence ATGGTTAGTGTCAATTTAGAAGCAAAAAAAACAGTAGATGAAATGATTGAAAAAGCAGATGAGCTGAATATTAAGGTGGAAAAACTGGATAATGGTTCCACTTTAATTGACTGTGGTGTTAATGTTGATGGTAGTTTGAAAGCCGGTGAACTCTACACTAAGGTTTGTCTGGGAGGACTGGCTGAAGTGGGAATTTCCATTCCTGGAGACCTTTCAGAAAGCTTTGCCCTACCTTCAGTAAAAATTAAAACAGATTCTCCTGCCATATCTACTCTGGGTGCTCAAAAAGCAGGATGGTCGGTTAGTGTAGGGGATTTCTTCGCTTTAGGTTCTGGACCAGCCCGTGCTCTTGCTAAAAAACCTGCTGAAACTTATGAAGAAATTAATTACGAAGATGACGCTGATATTGCCATTCTAACTCTGGAAGCAGACAACCTGCCGGGTAGTGATGTAACTGATAAAATTGCAGAAGATTGTGGAGTAACTGCTGAAAACGTATACATACTGGTGGCCCCTACCTCTTCCCTGGTGGGATCCATCCAGATTGCCGGAAGAGTGGTGGAAAATGGTACCTACAAGATGCTGGAAGCACTGCACTTTGATGTAACCAAAGTTAAATACGCAGCAGGAATTGCTCCTATTGCTCCAGTTGATCCTGATGGACTAAAAGCCATGGGAAAAACCAATGATGCAGTATTATTTGGTGGAAGAACTTACTACTACATCCAATCTGAAGAAGGAGACGATTTAAAAGAATTAGCAGATAAATTACCTGCATCCAGTTCTGAAGGATATGGAAAACCTTTCTATGATGTATTTAAAGAAGCGGAATATGATTTCTATAAAATCGATAAAGGAATGTTCGCCCCTGCTGAAGTAGTAATTAATGATCTAAGAACAGGAGAACTCTTCCGGGCAGGATATGTTAATGTAGAACTGTTAAAGAAATCTTTTGGATTATAA
- a CDS encoding thymidylate synthase codes for MAELIRVSEIADGWETLVKKIMEDGVEIKDERGSLTRELLNVMVTIEKPLGKTPSDNFYLNNLQDKLMGIKNIMVPEGYFWSGEKLEKYSQQFISNDKQGFVYTYGNRLRAHFAGIDQIQEAINRLKNCNESRRAISITWDPIQDSKTDEVPCMILVDFKIRDNKLHTTALWRSHDIYGAWFPNAVGLTYLAQYVAGEVELSTGSVTIHSISAHIYEVDFNEARKV; via the coding sequence ATGGCAGAATTAATTAGGGTTTCAGAAATCGCCGATGGATGGGAAACCCTGGTAAAAAAAATAATGGAAGATGGTGTTGAAATAAAGGATGAGAGAGGCTCACTTACCAGAGAATTATTGAATGTCATGGTAACCATTGAAAAACCACTGGGAAAGACCCCTTCTGATAATTTTTATCTGAATAATTTACAGGACAAACTGATGGGCATAAAAAATATAATGGTTCCAGAAGGATACTTCTGGAGTGGAGAAAAACTGGAAAAGTATTCCCAGCAATTTATTAGTAATGATAAGCAGGGATTTGTATACACCTATGGAAACCGCTTACGGGCGCACTTTGCAGGGATTGATCAAATTCAGGAAGCCATAAATCGCCTGAAAAATTGTAATGAATCTCGAAGAGCCATTTCAATTACCTGGGATCCCATCCAGGATAGTAAAACAGATGAAGTTCCCTGTATGATCCTGGTGGATTTTAAAATAAGGGACAATAAACTTCACACCACTGCTCTGTGGCGTTCTCATGATATTTACGGTGCCTGGTTTCCCAATGCTGTTGGTTTAACCTACCTGGCCCAGTATGTTGCTGGAGAGGTAGAGTTGTCTACAGGTTCAGTTACTATTCACTCCATCAGTGCCCATATCTATGAAGTTGATTTTAATGAAGCTAGAAAAGTTTAG
- a CDS encoding methionine synthase: MLTTVVGSYPVILKNPSSPIEKISDFLGLQDPYKAAINLAVSDQLNAGIDIVSDGQLRGEMVPLFASKIPGMVVEGHLSKIKNKISIPLSSIGADDLKYAKNILNKNLRKLNLPEEDLYKKGIKGLVTGPSTMVYSSRIEGFYNPHEKEEAIMDMAQALKKEAEFLENAGANIIQIDEPFISTGLVDVSTARKGVEIISKDLKVPVALHVCGDVGGVFHQLLKFKVDIIDCEFAGINKNIQLLQSVSDFKGKKIGFGCIDTKKEDVEGVDSIRNLIKQGQDIMGNENMIIDPDCGMRMLSRHSAFSKLKNMVEAAKWQN, translated from the coding sequence ATGCTAACTACTGTTGTTGGAAGCTATCCAGTGATTTTAAAGAATCCATCATCACCAATAGAAAAAATATCTGACTTTTTAGGCCTTCAGGACCCATATAAGGCCGCCATTAATCTGGCGGTTTCTGATCAGCTTAATGCAGGGATAGATATAGTTTCTGATGGACAGCTCAGGGGGGAGATGGTTCCATTATTTGCAAGCAAGATACCGGGAATGGTGGTGGAAGGCCACTTATCTAAAATAAAAAATAAAATTAGCATTCCCTTATCTTCTATAGGTGCAGATGATTTGAAATATGCTAAGAATATTTTAAATAAGAATTTAAGGAAATTAAATCTTCCTGAAGAAGATTTGTATAAAAAAGGAATAAAAGGACTTGTAACTGGTCCTAGTACCATGGTCTACTCTTCACGGATAGAAGGATTTTATAATCCTCATGAAAAAGAGGAGGCCATTATGGATATGGCCCAGGCCCTAAAAAAAGAGGCGGAATTCCTGGAAAATGCAGGAGCTAATATTATCCAGATTGATGAACCATTTATCTCCACAGGATTGGTGGATGTTTCCACTGCCCGTAAAGGTGTAGAAATCATTTCCAAAGATTTAAAAGTTCCGGTGGCCCTACATGTATGTGGAGATGTGGGAGGGGTATTCCATCAACTATTAAAATTCAAAGTTGATATTATTGATTGCGAATTTGCAGGTATCAATAAAAACATTCAACTACTCCAAAGTGTAAGTGATTTTAAGGGTAAAAAAATAGGTTTTGGGTGCATTGATACCAAAAAAGAAGATGTAGAAGGTGTAGATTCTATAAGAAATCTTATTAAACAGGGCCAGGATATAATGGGCAATGAAAACATGATTATCGATCCTGACTGTGGAATGAGAATGCTATCTCGCCACTCTGCGTTTTCTAAACTAAAAAACATGGTGGAGGCAGCTAAATGGCAGAATTAA
- a CDS encoding DUF1894 domain-containing protein — protein sequence MSFCLETYLQQSDDYQILLSRAGFKDCAKIIQENAREIVFIKPGEKILGARIIGIPPIPIGINEEKGTIIIPYTKPCYGTAAVELPVELEEIEKIKAVSHQ from the coding sequence ATGTCATTTTGTCTTGAAACTTATCTACAACAATCAGATGACTATCAGATTCTTTTATCCCGGGCAGGATTTAAGGATTGTGCTAAAATTATACAGGAGAATGCCAGAGAAATTGTTTTTATAAAACCTGGAGAAAAAATACTGGGTGCACGAATAATTGGCATCCCTCCTATTCCTATTGGAATAAATGAAGAAAAAGGTACCATTATTATCCCTTATACCAAACCATGTTATGGTACCGCAGCAGTGGAACTTCCTGTGGAATTAGAAGAAATTGAAAAGATAAAAGCAGTTTCCCACCAATAA
- a CDS encoding DUF1890 domain-containing protein, protein MKKALILLGCPESPSQTPLAVYAAYQLKKKGFEVTIAGTPSAMKLMEISDPEEHYLTCKIDIDSCLVALDEGSYDFLLGFAHKDAAVSYFVTFYHILQVPSIAMVFEKDPQLLEEFENQVEESTGAKIVSARAYHNPTPLRVKLDRAIEEMVI, encoded by the coding sequence ATGAAAAAAGCCTTAATATTACTGGGTTGTCCTGAATCACCATCTCAGACTCCTTTAGCAGTTTATGCTGCATATCAACTTAAGAAAAAAGGTTTTGAAGTTACTATTGCTGGAACTCCATCTGCAATGAAGCTAATGGAAATTTCAGATCCAGAAGAACATTACCTTACCTGTAAAATAGATATTGATTCCTGTTTAGTTGCCCTGGATGAAGGATCATATGATTTTCTTTTAGGTTTTGCTCATAAAGACGCAGCAGTATCTTATTTTGTAACCTTTTATCATATACTCCAGGTCCCGTCCATTGCTATGGTATTTGAAAAAGATCCTCAATTACTGGAAGAATTTGAAAATCAGGTGGAAGAAAGTACCGGGGCAAAAATAGTTTCGGCACGAGCTTATCACAATCCCACCCCTCTCAGGGTTAAACTGGATAGGGCTATTGAAGAAATGGTGATTTAA
- a CDS encoding GNAT family N-acetyltransferase has translation MDNIIIRNAVEDDFQAIANLALNCSPMITERNSIYHIFTRFFQNTVFLAEIEDEKQVKELAGFLIGFMSQKNKEDAYIHLLCVHPSCRGMGLGTDLIKKFLKVVIKMGCKRVYLITKPVNKTAIDFYTKMGFKKNHGYKTNIIGGEEVIKDYNGKGEDMIVFQKIISD, from the coding sequence ATGGATAATATAATTATAAGAAATGCGGTTGAAGATGATTTCCAGGCCATTGCCAATCTGGCTCTAAATTGCAGCCCAATGATTACTGAGAGAAATTCAATTTACCACATATTCACCAGATTTTTTCAAAATACAGTCTTTTTAGCTGAAATAGAAGATGAAAAGCAAGTTAAGGAGTTAGCTGGATTTTTAATTGGATTCATGTCCCAAAAAAATAAAGAAGATGCCTATATTCATCTTTTATGTGTTCATCCCTCCTGTCGTGGAATGGGCCTGGGTACCGATTTAATCAAAAAGTTTTTAAAGGTGGTGATTAAAATGGGTTGTAAAAGAGTCTATTTAATTACCAAACCAGTCAATAAAACCGCCATAGATTTTTATACTAAAATGGGATTTAAAAAGAATCATGGTTATAAAACCAACATTATTGGCGGGGAAGAGGTAATAAAAGACTATAATGGTAAAGGGGAAGATATGATTGTTTTTCAGAAGATTATTTCTGATTGA
- a CDS encoding DUF354 domain-containing protein — protein sequence MKIWIDITNAPHVRFFKNIIEYFQEEGEELIVTARKFGDIHRLMDLFGFEFESIGKHGVTLAEKLEENTRRSYELSKLIIKEKPDVAVSKHSIELPRVTFGLGIPSVYILDNEHALAANKLTLPLCDRIIMPHAIDVWDIVRLGADPNKIQRYQGTSEIIHFKNFQYNENIFQDMGLDLKKSKTILMRPEPSLASYLDANCRESVLSPIVEILKEYANILVIPRFKEQSEIFQDYENVTIIKPPVDTFSLMRKCDLMIGAGGTMNREAAISGTPVISCYPGDLLSVDKFYIQRGLMYRSLDVDEIVNIALRLLVNDDRDKKLVTDDLFEVIIDNIYEASGQPRKYTAINSPKLLLK from the coding sequence ATGAAAATCTGGATAGATATTACCAATGCTCCTCATGTACGATTTTTTAAAAATATTATAGAATATTTTCAGGAAGAAGGGGAGGAATTAATAGTAACTGCCCGTAAATTTGGAGATATCCATCGCCTGATGGATCTATTCGGATTTGAATTTGAATCTATTGGTAAACATGGAGTTACCCTGGCTGAAAAACTTGAAGAAAACACCAGAAGATCATATGAACTTTCTAAACTAATTATTAAAGAAAAACCAGATGTTGCAGTATCTAAACATTCCATAGAACTTCCCCGAGTCACCTTTGGTCTGGGCATTCCCAGTGTATATATCCTGGACAATGAACATGCCCTGGCGGCTAATAAATTAACCCTTCCTCTATGTGATAGGATCATAATGCCTCATGCTATTGATGTATGGGATATTGTAAGACTTGGCGCGGATCCTAATAAAATACAGCGCTATCAGGGAACTTCAGAGATTATTCACTTTAAAAACTTCCAGTACAATGAAAATATTTTCCAGGATATGGGACTTGATCTAAAAAAATCAAAAACCATCTTAATGAGGCCTGAACCTTCTTTAGCTTCTTACCTTGATGCAAATTGCAGAGAATCAGTATTATCTCCTATAGTGGAAATTTTAAAGGAATATGCCAACATACTGGTTATTCCTCGTTTTAAAGAACAATCAGAAATATTTCAGGATTATGAAAATGTTACCATTATCAAGCCTCCAGTGGATACTTTCAGCTTGATGAGAAAATGTGACCTTATGATTGGTGCAGGGGGTACCATGAACCGTGAGGCAGCTATATCCGGCACTCCTGTAATTTCATGCTACCCGGGAGACCTTCTATCTGTGGATAAATTTTATATACAGCGAGGTTTGATGTACCGTTCTCTGGATGTGGATGAAATTGTAAATATTGCCCTGCGATTACTGGTGAATGATGATCGTGATAAAAAATTAGTCACTGATGATCTTTTTGAAGTTATTATAGATAATATTTACGAGGCATCAGGCCAACCAAGGAAATATACTGCGATTAATAGCCCTAAACTCCTTTTAAAATAG